A window from Pseudomonas frederiksbergensis encodes these proteins:
- a CDS encoding D-alanine--D-alanine ligase: protein MTAAYANLVSTVAPKDFGRVAVLFGGKSAEREVSLKSGNAVLDALLSAGVDAFGLDVGDDLLQRLLNEKIDRAFIILHGRGGEDGSMQGLLECLGIPYTGSGILASALAMDKLRTKQVWHSLGIPTPRHAVLSCEADCISAATELGFPLIVKPAHEGSSIGMAKVTSASELIDAWKAASTYDSQVLVEQWIQGPEFTIATLRDQVLPPIALGTTHSFYDYDAKYVACDTQYRIPCGLDSNKEKELMDLTAKACEALGIAGWGRADVMQDADGQFWFLEVNTAPGMTDHSLVPMAARAAGLDFQQLVLAILAASIEPRG, encoded by the coding sequence ATGACTGCTGCTTACGCCAACCTCGTCTCCACTGTCGCGCCGAAAGATTTCGGCCGCGTCGCCGTGCTCTTCGGCGGCAAGAGTGCCGAGCGTGAGGTTTCCCTCAAGTCGGGTAACGCGGTTCTCGACGCGCTGCTAAGCGCCGGTGTGGACGCGTTCGGTCTCGACGTGGGCGATGATCTGTTGCAGCGCCTGCTGAACGAAAAAATCGATCGCGCCTTCATCATTCTCCACGGTCGTGGCGGTGAAGACGGCAGCATGCAGGGCCTGCTGGAATGCCTGGGTATTCCGTACACCGGCAGCGGCATTCTTGCTTCGGCGCTGGCCATGGACAAGCTGCGGACCAAACAGGTCTGGCACAGCCTCGGTATTCCGACGCCACGCCATGCCGTACTGAGCTGCGAGGCCGATTGTATTTCGGCGGCGACGGAACTGGGCTTCCCTTTGATCGTCAAACCGGCCCATGAAGGTTCAAGTATCGGGATGGCCAAAGTGACCTCCGCGTCGGAGTTGATCGACGCGTGGAAAGCGGCCAGTACCTACGATTCGCAAGTGTTGGTCGAGCAATGGATTCAAGGTCCGGAGTTCACCATCGCCACCCTGCGTGACCAGGTGTTGCCACCGATTGCCCTGGGCACGACGCACAGCTTCTACGACTACGACGCCAAGTACGTGGCTTGCGATACCCAGTATCGGATTCCGTGTGGCCTGGACAGCAACAAAGAAAAAGAACTGATGGACCTCACGGCGAAAGCCTGTGAGGCGCTGGGTATCGCCGGTTGGGGCAGGGCTGACGTGATGCAGGACGCCGACGGGCAGTTCTGGTTTCTGGAAGTCAATACCGCACCGGGCATGACCGATCACAGTCTGGTGCCGATGGCGGCTCGTGCTGCCGGTCTGGATTTCCAGCAACTGGTTCTGGCGATTCTGGCCGCAAGCATTGAGCCGCGAGGTTAA
- the murG gene encoding undecaprenyldiphospho-muramoylpentapeptide beta-N-acetylglucosaminyltransferase encodes MGANVLIMAGGTGGHVFPALACAREFQARGYTVHWLGTPRGIENELVPMAGIELHRINASGLRGKGKLSLLKAPFMLLKSIWQARAIIRQLRPVCVVGFGGYVTGPGGVAAKLAGVPVIVHEQNAVAGTANRLLVPLAARVCEAFPDTFTLSGSRRTTGNPVRTELFLETPRQALAGRKARLLILGGSLGAEPLNKLLPEALSQVAPDLRPEVFHQAGKNHDEVTAERYRAAGVEAQVQPFIKDMAQAYGWADLVVCRAGALTISELAAAGLPSMLVPLPHAIDDHQTRNADYLAREGAAFLMPQRTTGAADLAARLTEVLMQPQRLTDMATAARRLAKPDATRNVVDTCLEVAHG; translated from the coding sequence ATGGGCGCTAACGTATTGATCATGGCGGGCGGCACCGGTGGCCACGTGTTCCCGGCGCTGGCGTGTGCTCGCGAATTCCAGGCCCGTGGTTACACCGTGCATTGGCTGGGGACACCGCGTGGCATCGAGAACGAACTGGTCCCGATGGCCGGCATCGAACTGCATCGGATCAATGCCAGCGGATTGCGTGGCAAGGGCAAATTGTCCCTGCTCAAGGCCCCATTCATGTTGCTCAAGTCGATCTGGCAGGCACGGGCGATCATTCGTCAGCTGCGGCCGGTGTGTGTCGTCGGCTTTGGCGGTTATGTGACCGGTCCCGGTGGCGTTGCCGCCAAACTGGCTGGTGTGCCGGTGATCGTTCACGAGCAGAACGCCGTGGCCGGTACCGCCAATCGGTTGCTGGTGCCGTTGGCCGCCCGAGTCTGTGAAGCGTTCCCCGACACCTTTACTCTGTCGGGCAGCCGTCGGACCACCGGTAACCCGGTGCGCACCGAGCTGTTCCTCGAAACACCGCGACAGGCTCTGGCCGGTCGCAAGGCGCGTTTGCTGATCCTGGGTGGAAGCCTGGGCGCAGAACCGTTGAACAAGTTGCTGCCTGAAGCCCTGTCGCAAGTCGCCCCCGACCTGCGCCCGGAAGTGTTTCATCAGGCCGGCAAAAACCACGATGAAGTGACTGCAGAGCGCTATCGCGCGGCTGGCGTCGAGGCGCAAGTGCAGCCTTTCATCAAAGACATGGCCCAAGCCTATGGCTGGGCCGACCTGGTGGTGTGCCGCGCAGGCGCGTTGACCATCAGTGAACTGGCCGCCGCCGGTCTGCCCTCGATGCTGGTGCCTTTGCCCCACGCGATCGACGATCACCAGACCCGCAACGCCGATTATTTGGCCCGTGAAGGCGCTGCCTTCCTGATGCCGCAAAGAACGACTGGCGCAGCGGATCTTGCCGCACGCCTGACAGAGGTCCTGATGCAACCACAACGACTCACCGACATGGCTACCGCGGCACGCCGCCTGGCCAAACCCGATGCAACCCGTAACGTGGTCGATACCTGCCTGGAGGTGGCCCATGGTTGA
- a CDS encoding cell division protein FtsQ/DivIB yields the protein MQGAQLRHQPSAPTGRKPVPRGASRMVAKEPMSARLPKANFGFLKSLFWPVLLVALGFGTYEGAQRLLPYADRPITRINVQGDLSYISQQAIQQRIAPYVASSFFTIDLASMRTELETMPWIAHAEVRRVWPDQVVIRLEEQLPVARWGDESLLNNQGQAFTPRELANYEHLPQLFGPQRAQQQVMQQYQVLSQMLRPLGFSIARLELRDRGSWFLTTGAGSAGPGIELLLGRGNLLEKMRRFIAIYDKTLKEQITNIARIDLRYANGLAVGWREPVAPTTAQPAVAKN from the coding sequence ATGCAAGGCGCACAGCTGAGACATCAGCCCTCCGCACCGACCGGCCGCAAGCCGGTACCGCGAGGTGCCAGCCGAATGGTGGCCAAAGAGCCGATGTCTGCGCGCCTGCCGAAAGCCAATTTCGGTTTTCTGAAAAGCCTGTTCTGGCCGGTGCTGCTGGTCGCACTGGGTTTCGGTACTTACGAAGGCGCGCAGCGTTTGTTGCCGTACGCCGACCGGCCGATCACCAGGATCAACGTGCAGGGCGACCTGAGTTACATCAGCCAGCAAGCAATACAGCAACGGATCGCCCCGTACGTGGCGTCGAGCTTCTTCACCATCGACCTGGCGAGCATGCGTACCGAGCTGGAAACGATGCCATGGATTGCCCACGCCGAAGTGCGTCGGGTGTGGCCGGATCAAGTGGTGATCCGCCTGGAAGAACAACTGCCGGTGGCCCGTTGGGGCGATGAATCGCTGTTGAACAACCAGGGCCAGGCGTTCACCCCGCGCGAGCTGGCGAACTACGAACATTTGCCACAGCTGTTCGGCCCACAACGGGCCCAACAGCAAGTGATGCAGCAATACCAGGTGCTGAGCCAGATGCTCAGGCCGTTGGGCTTCTCGATTGCGCGCCTGGAATTGCGCGATCGAGGTAGCTGGTTCCTGACCACCGGCGCCGGCAGCGCGGGCCCGGGAATCGAACTGTTGCTGGGACGCGGCAACCTGCTGGAAAAGATGCGCCGTTTCATTGCCATCTATGACAAGACGCTTAAAGAACAGATTACGAACATTGCGCGCATCGATCTGCGCTACGCCAACGGCCTCGCTGTTGGCTGGCGGGAACCTGTAGCGCCCACGACAGCCCAACCCGCTGTCGCGAAGAATTAA
- the ftsZ gene encoding cell division protein FtsZ has protein sequence MFELVDNIPASPVIKVIGVGGGGGNAVNHMVKSNIEGVEFICANTDAQALKSIGARTILQLGTGVTKGLGAGANPEVGRQAALEDRERIAEVLQGTNMVFITTGMGGGTGTGAAPIIAEVAKEMGILTVAVVTRPFPFEGRKRMQIADEGIRLLSESVDSLITIPNEKLLTILGKDASLLSAFAKADDVLAGAVRGISDIIKRPGMINVDFADVRTVMSEMGMAMMGTGCASGPNRAREATEAAIRNPLLEDVNLQGARGILVNITAGPDLSLGEYSDVGSIIEAFASEHAMVKVGTVIDPDMRDELHVTVVATGLGAKIEKPVKVIDNTMHTSVASQPQQQASSRQEAPAVNYRDLDRPTVMRNQAQAGAATAAKMNPQDDLDYLDIPAFLRRQAD, from the coding sequence ATGTTCGAACTCGTAGACAACATCCCCGCAAGCCCGGTTATTAAAGTTATCGGTGTTGGCGGAGGCGGCGGCAACGCCGTCAACCACATGGTCAAGAGCAACATTGAAGGCGTTGAATTCATCTGCGCCAACACTGATGCCCAAGCGCTGAAAAGCATCGGCGCGCGGACCATCCTGCAACTGGGCACCGGCGTGACCAAAGGTCTCGGCGCTGGCGCCAACCCTGAAGTAGGTCGTCAGGCCGCTCTCGAAGATCGCGAGCGCATTGCCGAAGTCCTGCAGGGCACCAATATGGTGTTCATCACCACTGGCATGGGCGGTGGTACCGGTACCGGTGCTGCGCCGATCATTGCTGAAGTGGCCAAGGAAATGGGGATTCTCACCGTTGCGGTGGTGACTCGTCCTTTCCCGTTCGAAGGTCGCAAGCGCATGCAGATCGCCGATGAAGGCATCCGTCTGCTGTCTGAAAGCGTCGACTCGTTGATCACCATTCCCAACGAGAAGCTGCTGACCATCCTTGGCAAGGACGCAAGCCTGCTGTCCGCATTCGCCAAGGCCGACGATGTACTGGCCGGTGCCGTTCGCGGTATCTCCGACATCATCAAGCGTCCGGGCATGATCAACGTCGACTTTGCCGACGTGCGTACCGTGATGAGCGAAATGGGCATGGCGATGATGGGCACTGGCTGCGCCAGCGGTCCGAACCGTGCACGTGAGGCCACCGAAGCGGCCATTCGCAACCCATTGCTGGAAGACGTGAACCTGCAAGGTGCACGCGGCATCCTGGTGAACATCACCGCCGGTCCTGACCTGTCCCTGGGTGAGTACTCCGACGTGGGTAGCATCATCGAAGCTTTCGCTTCCGAGCACGCGATGGTCAAGGTCGGTACCGTTATCGATCCGGACATGCGCGACGAGCTGCACGTAACAGTAGTAGCCACTGGTTTGGGCGCAAAAATCGAGAAGCCTGTGAAGGTCATCGACAACACCATGCACACGTCCGTGGCTTCGCAGCCGCAGCAACAAGCGTCTTCGCGTCAGGAAGCGCCTGCTGTGAACTACCGTGATCTGGATCGTCCGACCGTCATGCGCAACCAGGCTCAGGCCGGTGCTGCGACTGCCGCGAAGATGAATCCGCAAGATGATCTGGACTACCTGGACATCCCGGCTTTCCTGCGTCGTCAGGCCGATTGA
- the ftsA gene encoding cell division protein FtsA — MANVQSGKMIVGLDIGTSKVVALVGEVSDDGTLEIVGIGTHPSRGLKKGVVVNIESTVQSIQRAIEEAQLMAGCRIHSAFVGVAGNHIRSLNSHGIVAIRDREVSSADLERVLDAAQAVAIPADQRVLHTLPQDYVIDNQEGVREPLGMSGVRLEAKVHVVTCAVNAAQNIEKCVRRCGLEIDDIILEQLASAYSVLTDDEKELGVCLVDIGGGTTDIAIFTEGAIRHTAVIPIAGDQVTNDIAMALRTPTQYAEEIKIRYACALAKLAGAGETIKVPSVGDRPPRELSRQALAEVVEPRYDELFTLIQAELRRSGYEDLIPAGIVLTGGTSKMEGAVELAEEIFHMPVRLGVPHGVKGLDDVVRNPIYSTGVGLLMYGLQKQSDGISFSGISSRDSYSNEEPKAALLDRIKSWVQGNF; from the coding sequence ATGGCAAACGTGCAAAGCGGCAAAATGATCGTCGGTCTCGATATCGGCACCTCCAAGGTGGTGGCGCTGGTCGGCGAGGTCTCGGACGACGGCACGCTGGAAATCGTCGGGATCGGTACCCATCCGTCCCGTGGCCTGAAGAAAGGCGTGGTGGTGAACATCGAGTCCACCGTGCAATCGATCCAGCGCGCGATCGAAGAGGCGCAGCTGATGGCTGGTTGCCGCATTCACTCGGCGTTCGTCGGCGTGGCCGGCAATCACATCCGCAGCCTGAACTCCCACGGCATCGTGGCGATTCGTGATCGCGAAGTCAGCTCCGCCGACCTCGAGCGCGTGCTCGACGCCGCCCAGGCTGTAGCGATCCCGGCAGACCAGCGCGTGCTGCACACCCTGCCGCAGGATTACGTGATCGATAACCAGGAAGGCGTTCGTGAGCCTCTGGGCATGTCGGGCGTACGTCTGGAAGCCAAGGTTCACGTGGTCACCTGCGCCGTCAACGCCGCACAGAACATTGAAAAATGCGTGCGTCGGTGCGGCCTGGAAATCGACGACATCATTCTCGAGCAGCTGGCTTCGGCCTACTCGGTCCTGACCGACGACGAGAAAGAGCTGGGCGTGTGCCTGGTGGACATCGGTGGCGGCACCACCGACATCGCGATCTTCACTGAAGGCGCGATCCGTCACACCGCAGTGATCCCGATTGCGGGCGACCAGGTGACCAACGACATCGCCATGGCGTTGCGCACTCCGACCCAGTACGCCGAAGAAATCAAGATTCGCTACGCCTGCGCCCTGGCCAAACTGGCCGGTGCCGGTGAAACCATCAAGGTCCCAAGTGTCGGCGACCGTCCACCGCGCGAGCTGTCCCGTCAGGCCCTGGCCGAAGTGGTCGAGCCGCGTTACGACGAGCTGTTCACGCTGATCCAGGCCGAACTGCGTCGCAGTGGCTACGAAGACCTGATCCCGGCCGGCATCGTGCTGACCGGTGGTACGTCGAAGATGGAAGGCGCAGTCGAACTGGCCGAAGAAATCTTCCACATGCCGGTGCGCCTGGGCGTGCCGCATGGCGTCAAGGGCCTGGACGACGTGGTCCGCAACCCGATTTATTCCACTGGCGTTGGCCTGTTGATGTACGGCCTGCAGAAGCAGTCCGACGGGATTTCCTTCTCGGGCATCAGCAGCCGCGACAGCTACAGCAATGAAGAACCGAAAGCCGCCTTGCTCGATCGCATCAAGAGCTGGGTACAAGGCAACTTCTAA
- the lpxC gene encoding UDP-3-O-acyl-N-acetylglucosamine deacetylase → MIKQRTLKNIIRATGVGLHSGEKVYLTLKPAPIDTGIVFVRADLDPVVQIPARAENVGETTMSTTLVSGDTKVDTVEHLLSAMAGLGIDNAYVELSASEVPIMDGSAGPFVFLIQSAGLEEQDAPKKFIRILREVTVEDGDKRATFVPFEGFKVSFEIDFDHPVFRNRTQSASVDFSSTSFVKEVSRARTFGFMSDIEYLRKHNLALGGSVENAIVVDADGVLNEDGLRYEDEFVKHKILDAIGDLYLLGNSLIGEFKGFKSGHALNNQLLRKLIEQTDAWEVVTFEDASTAPISYMRPVAAV, encoded by the coding sequence ATGATTAAACAACGCACACTGAAAAATATTATCCGTGCTACAGGTGTAGGCCTGCACTCCGGGGAAAAGGTATACCTGACCCTCAAGCCCGCACCTATCGACACCGGCATTGTGTTTGTTCGTGCCGATCTCGACCCTGTGGTGCAGATTCCTGCCCGCGCGGAAAACGTTGGTGAAACCACGATGTCGACCACATTGGTCAGTGGTGACACCAAAGTGGATACGGTGGAGCACTTGCTCTCGGCCATGGCTGGCCTGGGCATCGATAACGCCTACGTCGAGCTCTCCGCGTCTGAAGTTCCGATCATGGATGGTAGCGCTGGACCTTTCGTATTCCTGATTCAATCGGCCGGCCTGGAAGAACAGGACGCACCGAAGAAGTTCATCCGGATCCTGCGGGAAGTGACAGTGGAAGACGGCGACAAGCGCGCCACTTTCGTCCCTTTCGAAGGCTTCAAGGTGAGTTTCGAGATCGATTTCGATCACCCGGTTTTCCGTAACCGCACACAAAGTGCAAGCGTGGATTTTTCCAGCACTTCGTTTGTAAAAGAAGTCAGCCGCGCCCGTACCTTTGGTTTCATGAGTGATATCGAGTACCTGCGCAAGCACAACCTCGCACTCGGCGGCAGCGTTGAAAACGCTATTGTGGTCGACGCGGATGGCGTACTGAACGAAGACGGCCTTCGCTATGAAGACGAATTCGTGAAGCACAAGATCCTCGATGCAATTGGTGACCTCTACCTGCTGGGCAATAGCCTGATTGGTGAGTTCAAGGGCTTCAAGTCCGGACATGCATTGAACAACCAGCTGCTGCGCAAGTTGATTGAGCAGACAGATGCTTGGGAAGTCGTGACTTTCGAAGACGCCAGCACTGCACCGATCTCTTACATGCGTCCAGTTGCGGCCGTGTAA
- the murC gene encoding UDP-N-acetylmuramate--L-alanine ligase, whose protein sequence is MVENQKAMPQPEMRRIRRIHFVGIGGVGMCGIAEVLLNLGYEVSGSDLKASPVTERLESFGAQIFIGHRAENAANADVLVTSSAVNTSNPEVATALERRIPVVPRAEMLAELMRYRHGIAVAGTHGKTTTTSLIASVFAAGGLDPTFVIGGRLNAAGTNAQLGTSRYLIAEADESDASFLHLQPLVAVVTNIDADHMATYDGDFNKLKKTFVEFLHNLPFYGLAVVCLDDPVVREILPLVKRPTVTYGFGDDCDVRAINVRQQGMQTFFTVLRPDRDPLDVSVNMPGNHNVLNALATICIATDEGVSDEAIVQGLSGFQGVGRRFQVYGELPVDGGSVMLVDDYGHHPTEVAAVIKAVRGGWPERRLVMVYQPHRYSRTRDLYDDFVNVLADANVLLLMEVYPAGEEPIPGADSRKLCNSIRQRGQLDPIYIERGVDLAPVVKPLLRAGDILLCQGAGDIGGLAPKLLKSPLFAGAVAAPSVGKLK, encoded by the coding sequence ATGGTTGAGAATCAGAAAGCCATGCCGCAACCGGAAATGCGCCGCATCCGTCGCATCCATTTCGTCGGGATCGGCGGCGTGGGCATGTGCGGCATTGCCGAAGTGTTGTTGAACCTGGGCTATGAAGTGTCCGGTTCCGACCTGAAAGCTTCACCGGTGACCGAGCGTCTCGAGTCCTTCGGCGCCCAGATCTTTATCGGCCACCGCGCCGAGAACGCCGCGAACGCGGACGTACTGGTCACCTCCAGTGCCGTGAACACCTCCAACCCGGAAGTCGCCACTGCCCTGGAACGCCGCATCCCGGTGGTGCCTCGCGCTGAAATGCTGGCTGAGCTGATGCGCTACCGCCACGGCATCGCCGTCGCCGGTACCCATGGCAAAACCACCACCACCAGCCTGATCGCTTCGGTGTTCGCCGCCGGTGGCCTGGACCCGACATTCGTGATCGGTGGCCGTCTGAATGCCGCGGGCACCAATGCCCAGCTGGGCACCAGTCGTTACCTGATCGCGGAAGCTGACGAAAGCGACGCCAGCTTCCTGCACTTGCAACCGCTGGTGGCCGTGGTCACCAATATCGACGCCGACCACATGGCGACCTACGACGGTGACTTCAACAAACTGAAAAAAACCTTCGTCGAGTTCCTCCACAACCTGCCGTTCTACGGTCTGGCGGTGGTGTGCCTGGACGATCCGGTGGTGCGTGAAATCTTGCCGTTGGTAAAACGTCCGACCGTGACTTATGGCTTCGGCGACGACTGCGATGTGCGTGCGATCAATGTGCGTCAGCAGGGCATGCAGACCTTCTTCACCGTGCTGCGTCCTGATCGCGATCCGCTGGATGTCTCGGTGAACATGCCGGGCAACCACAACGTGTTGAATGCACTGGCAACCATCTGCATCGCCACCGATGAAGGCGTCAGCGATGAAGCCATCGTCCAGGGCCTGTCCGGGTTCCAGGGTGTCGGTCGACGCTTCCAGGTCTACGGCGAACTGCCGGTAGACGGTGGCAGCGTGATGCTGGTCGACGACTACGGTCACCACCCGACCGAAGTTGCCGCGGTCATCAAAGCCGTGCGCGGTGGCTGGCCGGAACGCCGTCTGGTGATGGTCTACCAGCCGCACCGTTACAGCCGCACCCGTGACCTGTACGACGATTTCGTCAATGTATTGGCCGACGCCAACGTCCTGTTGCTGATGGAAGTCTACCCGGCCGGTGAAGAACCGATCCCGGGCGCCGACAGCCGCAAGTTGTGCAACAGCATCCGTCAGCGCGGTCAGCTCGACCCGATCTACATCGAGCGCGGTGTCGATCTCGCGCCGGTGGTCAAGCCGCTGCTGCGTGCTGGCGACATCCTGCTGTGCCAGGGCGCCGGTGACATCGGTGGTCTTGCTCCAAAACTGTTGAAAAGTCCGTTGTTCGCTGGCGCCGTTGCTGCGCCGAGTGTGGGGAAGTTGAAATGA
- a CDS encoding sensor domain-containing diguanylate cyclase, translated as MSVSSATSHHPVRSTRSERLLVLGSLLLVIAILSIVAFLLIRERANAEQSATRAATNIVQLIDADVLRNVELYDLSLLGLIAASQREDLKNVSPTIRHLALFDRATAAPYKGDILLLDNKGDVIADSASVDPRKGNFADREYFQSHVNNRDPSMLISRPFRSRQPEHEWRISFSRRISGSQGEFLGVAEAAMRLSYFDQLFNSLSIGRDSSVNLISSDGILLAQEPRLAEELIGKDFSSRPNFQRIVKEGNGSFTGVSSRYKDKRLYTFSKVGNLPLIVIVALSSDEVFASWKRTAVVVSVATMALCIGLLWLTWLLSRELRLRHHAEQELAQLAATDPLTGLANRRTLDQVLRHEWFRAQRSGQPLSLLMIDADHFKAFNDRHGHQAGDDALRSVAKVIADNVRRPADLVARYGGEEFSVILAETDSQGAQQIAEHIRATVEQLPRVAGAESPITVSIGISTWTTSTDISLEQLLFAADKALYQAKESGRNRVVAG; from the coding sequence ATGAGTGTGAGCAGTGCGACATCTCACCACCCGGTCCGGTCGACGCGATCGGAGCGGCTCCTGGTTCTCGGCAGTTTGCTGTTGGTGATTGCGATATTGAGCATCGTCGCGTTCCTGCTCATTCGCGAACGCGCCAATGCTGAACAGTCGGCCACTCGTGCAGCAACCAACATCGTGCAACTGATCGACGCCGACGTGCTGCGCAATGTCGAACTCTATGACCTGTCCTTGCTCGGCTTGATCGCCGCCTCCCAGCGTGAAGACCTCAAGAACGTTTCCCCTACCATCCGACACCTGGCCTTGTTTGACCGCGCCACTGCCGCGCCGTACAAGGGCGACATTTTGTTGCTGGACAACAAGGGCGACGTGATCGCCGACTCGGCCTCGGTAGACCCCAGAAAGGGCAATTTTGCTGACCGCGAATACTTTCAGTCGCACGTGAACAATCGCGACCCAAGCATGCTCATCAGCCGTCCTTTCCGCTCCAGACAACCTGAACATGAATGGCGAATCAGCTTCAGTCGCCGAATCAGCGGCTCACAGGGCGAATTTCTTGGCGTGGCCGAAGCCGCCATGCGCTTGAGTTATTTCGATCAACTGTTCAACAGCTTGAGCATCGGTCGTGACAGCTCGGTCAACCTGATCAGCTCGGACGGGATTCTTCTGGCCCAGGAGCCCCGCTTGGCCGAGGAGCTGATTGGCAAGGACTTCAGCAGCCGTCCCAACTTCCAGCGCATCGTCAAAGAAGGCAACGGCAGCTTCACCGGTGTTTCAAGCCGCTATAAGGACAAACGCCTGTACACGTTCTCCAAGGTGGGCAACTTGCCGTTGATCGTCATCGTTGCACTGTCCAGTGATGAAGTGTTTGCCTCGTGGAAGCGTACGGCGGTGGTGGTTAGCGTTGCGACGATGGCGCTGTGCATCGGCTTGCTCTGGCTGACCTGGCTGCTCAGCCGCGAACTGCGCCTGCGCCACCACGCCGAACAGGAACTGGCGCAACTGGCGGCTACCGATCCCTTGACCGGCCTGGCCAACCGCCGAACGCTGGATCAGGTGCTGCGGCATGAGTGGTTCCGCGCTCAACGTTCCGGCCAGCCTTTGTCGCTGCTGATGATTGATGCCGACCATTTCAAAGCGTTCAACGATCGTCATGGGCATCAGGCTGGCGATGATGCGTTGCGCTCGGTGGCCAAGGTGATCGCCGACAATGTGAGACGACCCGCTGACCTGGTCGCCCGTTATGGCGGTGAGGAGTTTTCGGTGATTCTCGCGGAAACCGACAGCCAGGGTGCACAACAGATTGCCGAACACATCCGCGCGACCGTAGAGCAGTTGCCGCGGGTGGCAGGTGCCGAGTCGCCGATTACTGTCAGTATCGGTATCAGCACCTGGACCACCTCCACCGACATCAGCCTCGAACAGCTATTGTTTGCAGCGGACAAGGCGCTGTATCAGGCCAAGGAAAGTGGGCGTAATCGGGTAGTCGCAGGATGA
- the ftsW gene encoding putative lipid II flippase FtsW — protein sequence MSLMNIIKPYPSPIITGRGIDLDFPMLAGCLALIGLGLVMIASASTEVAAVQSGSALYYMIRHLIYVVLGLGACIVTMMIPIATWQRLGWLMLIGAFGLLVMVIIPGIGREVNGSMRWIGFSFFNVQPSEIAKVFVVIYLAGYLVRRQKEVRESWMGFFKPFIVLLPMAGLLLMEPDFGATVVMMGAAAAMLFLGGVGLFRFSLMVVLAVGAVVLLIQVQPYRMARLTNFADPWADQFGAGYQLSQALIAFGRGEWLGVGLGNSVQKQFYLPEAHTDFVFSVLAEELGAVGSLCTVALFAFVCIRGMYIGYWAEKAKQFFAAYIAYGLSFLWIGQFLINIGVNVGLLPTKGLTLPFLSYGGSSLVICCACLGLLLRIEWESRTHLGSEEMEFHESDFAEEPTHGR from the coding sequence ATGAGCCTGATGAACATCATCAAGCCCTACCCGTCGCCGATCATCACCGGGCGCGGTATCGACCTCGACTTCCCTATGCTCGCCGGCTGCCTGGCCTTGATCGGCCTCGGGCTGGTCATGATTGCCTCGGCATCGACCGAAGTGGCGGCGGTGCAGTCGGGCAGCGCGCTGTACTACATGATTCGCCACCTTATCTACGTGGTGCTGGGCCTGGGTGCCTGCATCGTCACCATGATGATTCCGATCGCCACCTGGCAACGCCTGGGCTGGCTGATGCTGATTGGTGCGTTCGGTTTGCTGGTGATGGTGATCATCCCGGGGATCGGCCGTGAAGTGAACGGTTCGATGCGCTGGATCGGCTTCAGTTTCTTCAACGTTCAGCCGTCGGAAATCGCCAAGGTATTTGTCGTTATTTACTTGGCCGGTTACCTGGTGCGTCGCCAGAAAGAAGTGCGTGAAAGCTGGATGGGCTTCTTCAAGCCGTTCATCGTTCTGCTGCCAATGGCGGGTCTGTTGCTGATGGAGCCGGACTTCGGCGCCACTGTCGTGATGATGGGCGCTGCTGCGGCGATGCTGTTCCTCGGCGGGGTCGGGCTGTTCCGTTTTTCCCTGATGGTTGTCCTGGCGGTCGGGGCGGTGGTGTTGCTGATTCAAGTGCAGCCGTATCGAATGGCGCGCCTGACCAACTTTGCCGATCCGTGGGCCGACCAGTTCGGTGCCGGTTATCAGTTGTCTCAAGCGTTGATCGCTTTTGGTCGCGGCGAATGGCTGGGCGTTGGCCTGGGCAACAGCGTGCAGAAACAGTTCTACCTGCCGGAAGCCCACACCGACTTCGTGTTTTCGGTCCTGGCCGAAGAACTGGGTGCCGTCGGTTCTTTGTGCACGGTAGCGCTGTTCGCCTTTGTCTGTATTCGCGGGATGTACATCGGTTATTGGGCCGAGAAGGCCAAGCAGTTTTTCGCCGCCTACATCGCGTACGGCTTGTCGTTCCTATGGATTGGTCAGTTCCTGATCAACATCGGGGTGAACGTCGGTCTGCTGCCAACCAAGGGTCTGACCCTGCCGTTTCTCAGTTACGGCGGTAGCTCGTTGGTGATCTGCTGTGCCTGTCTCGGCTTGTTGCTGCGCATCGAGTGGGAAAGTCGAACCCACTTGGGCAGCGAAGAGATGGAGTTCCATGAGAGTGACTTCGCCGAGGAGCCGACCCATGGGCGCTAA